One Candidatus Thermoplasmatota archaeon DNA segment encodes these proteins:
- a CDS encoding PKD domain-containing protein: MEERLPIGIEGTGEGKEISVGVVIAIIGIVVATCLAIYFLAPWLKPAEERIENKPPIADFVYSPKEPVIKNTIMFADTSIDEDGWIVNRTWDFGDGNFSYTLDTTHQYLVAGNYSVTLSVTDNNNTTSSKTNTIRVVDHYYFKNSSSIQGSSPEFTENTWVKFPFSIYQHAGWLNITLNYTVTGLRDSQINLYLLYHDIRNNTTVYVRNITPAPEGEKTVMSLLEEEIATVGYGSWGIILHHYSETVAPFNTATYTLTIRIDYQ, encoded by the coding sequence ATGGAAGAGCGTCTGCCTATCGGTATAGAAGGTACAGGTGAGGGTAAGGAAATAAGCGTAGGGGTTGTAATCGCGATTATTGGTATTGTCGTTGCAACATGCTTGGCTATTTATTTCTTAGCACCTTGGTTAAAACCAGCAGAGGAAAGAATCGAGAACAAGCCACCTATTGCCGATTTCGTCTATTCTCCAAAAGAGCCTGTAATAAAAAATACGATAATGTTTGCTGATACCTCAATCGATGAAGATGGCTGGATAGTTAACCGGACTTGGGATTTCGGCGATGGCAATTTTAGTTATACTTTAGACACTACCCATCAATATCTAGTTGCCGGCAATTATAGTGTAACTCTTAGTGTAACTGATAATAATAATACAACTAGTAGCAAGACGAATACCATCCGAGTTGTAGACCATTATTACTTTAAAAATAGCAGCAGTATTCAAGGCTCTTCGCCAGAGTTTACAGAAAATACTTGGGTAAAATTTCCTTTTAGCATCTATCAACATGCAGGCTGGCTCAATATTACTTTGAACTATACAGTAACTGGCCTCAGGGATTCCCAAATAAACCTATATCTTCTTTATCATGATATAAGGAATAATACTACAGTGTACGTAAGAAACATTACACCTGCACCTGAAGGAGAAAAAACTGTGATGAGTTTGCTTGAAGAAGAAATTGCAACAGTTGGCTACGGATCCTGGGGTATTATTCTGCATCATTACAGTGAGACTGTTGCACCCTTCAATACTGCCACTTATACTTTGACTATTCGTATAGATTATCAGTAG
- a CDS encoding mRNA surveillance protein pelota — translation MRILHKDFKAGKVKLQIENLDDLWYLYNLISAQNLVLGTTYRREKALDKLRPDRGEKKKMVLGVRVDKVEFHEFSDILRVLGKIEEGAVDIGSYHTLNFCVGDRITIVKDWSESVLTQLEEAIKESKKPKIIFLALDYNEATFSLLHSYGIEHVATISSAISGKYYLTKDYKENFYNEVLVKLKGLRREDLPVIVLGPGFAKEEFFKFVKEREKELSKNCYLESAGSAGIAGINEILKKGFSVKVLQDARVALETQLVEKLFDELAKNGNCAYGRNEVRTALEQGAVETLLVIDKLIRSGEAEELFKRAKATKAKSVIISTLHDSGKKMESLGGIGALLRYRISY, via the coding sequence ATGAGAATTTTACATAAAGATTTTAAAGCAGGCAAGGTAAAACTCCAAATAGAGAATTTAGATGATTTGTGGTATCTGTATAATTTGATTTCTGCGCAAAATTTGGTTCTGGGCACAACCTACAGGCGAGAAAAAGCACTTGACAAATTAAGACCCGATCGCGGAGAAAAGAAGAAAATGGTGTTGGGAGTAAGGGTAGATAAAGTAGAGTTCCATGAGTTCTCAGATATTTTGAGGGTGCTCGGCAAAATTGAAGAAGGTGCAGTTGATATAGGCTCCTATCATACTCTTAATTTTTGTGTGGGCGATAGAATAACTATTGTAAAAGATTGGTCTGAGAGTGTATTAACGCAGTTAGAAGAAGCTATTAAAGAAAGTAAAAAGCCAAAAATAATATTTTTAGCACTGGATTATAACGAAGCCACTTTTTCATTGCTCCATTCCTATGGTATAGAGCATGTAGCAACTATTAGCTCAGCAATTTCTGGAAAATATTATTTAACGAAAGATTACAAAGAAAATTTTTATAACGAAGTTTTAGTAAAACTTAAGGGTCTGAGACGCGAGGATTTACCAGTAATTGTTTTAGGTCCTGGATTTGCTAAAGAAGAGTTTTTTAAGTTTGTAAAAGAAAGAGAAAAAGAACTTTCTAAAAATTGCTATCTAGAAAGTGCAGGTAGCGCAGGAATTGCAGGTATAAATGAAATTTTAAAGAAGGGGTTTTCTGTTAAAGTATTGCAAGACGCAAGAGTTGCACTTGAAACTCAGTTGGTTGAAAAATTATTTGATGAACTAGCTAAAAATGGCAACTGCGCATATGGTAGAAATGAAGTTAGAACCGCTTTAGAGCAAGGTGCTGTTGAAACTTTACTTGTGATTGATAAGCTTATAAGGAGTGGCGAAGCAGAAGAGCTTTTTAAACGTGCGAAAGCTACTAAGGCAAAATCTGTAATTATTTCTACATTACATGATAGCGGTAAAAAAATGGAGAGTTTAGGCGGTATAGGAGCTTTGTTAAGATATAGAATTAGCTACTGA
- a CDS encoding acetyl ornithine aminotransferase family protein codes for MLRLSIKTKPPGMNARKIIELDHRYLATSTKTSPIVAKRAEGAFVEDVDGNVYLDFTCGVGVTNTGHCHPEIVRAIKEQASQLIHFAGTDFYYDIQVRLAQKLVSITPGNFDKKVFFTNSGTEAIECAIKIARWQSDRKQFISFLGAFHGRTLGSLALTASKIVQRDRFFPLTPGVNHIPYAYCYRCPYKQTYPDCDLWCAKIIEELYFKTSLPPQEVAALFVEPVQGEGGYIFPPKEFIPELKKIADKYKILLVDDEIQAGLGRTGKMFCIEHYDIEPDIITVAKALGSGMPIGVCIFRKELDFKVKGAHSNTYGGNLVACASALATIEVIEKDGLVKNASVVGEHLKKRLLELSDKYKCIGDVRGLGLMQVTEFVEDRKTKKHAIKLRDRILKNAYEKGLILLPCGISGIRYIPPLNITRREVDMGVEILDRSIKKAIE; via the coding sequence ATGCTTAGATTATCTATTAAAACAAAGCCGCCAGGGATGAATGCTAGGAAAATAATAGAGCTTGATCACAGATATTTAGCTACTTCTACGAAAACCTCTCCTATAGTTGCTAAAAGAGCTGAGGGCGCTTTTGTAGAAGATGTTGATGGCAATGTTTATTTGGACTTTACATGCGGTGTAGGTGTAACCAACACAGGGCATTGTCATCCTGAAATTGTTCGTGCTATTAAAGAGCAAGCATCTCAGTTAATACATTTTGCAGGTACCGATTTTTATTATGATATTCAAGTAAGGCTTGCACAGAAGCTCGTTAGCATAACACCAGGCAATTTTGATAAAAAAGTATTCTTTACAAATTCAGGCACTGAGGCTATAGAATGCGCTATTAAAATTGCAAGATGGCAGAGTGATCGAAAGCAGTTCATAAGCTTTTTAGGCGCATTTCATGGCAGAACTTTAGGCTCTTTAGCACTGACAGCGAGCAAGATTGTACAAAGAGATAGGTTCTTTCCTCTAACGCCTGGAGTAAACCATATACCTTATGCGTATTGCTATCGCTGCCCTTACAAGCAGACCTACCCAGATTGCGATTTGTGGTGCGCTAAAATAATTGAAGAGCTTTATTTTAAGACAAGCTTACCGCCTCAAGAAGTAGCTGCTTTGTTTGTAGAGCCTGTCCAAGGTGAAGGGGGTTATATATTTCCACCTAAAGAATTCATTCCAGAACTTAAAAAAATAGCGGATAAATATAAAATTTTGTTAGTAGATGATGAAATACAAGCAGGCCTAGGAAGGACTGGTAAAATGTTCTGTATAGAGCATTACGATATAGAGCCTGATATTATTACAGTTGCAAAAGCGCTAGGCTCTGGAATGCCAATAGGAGTTTGCATTTTCAGAAAAGAACTTGATTTTAAAGTTAAAGGAGCTCATTCTAATACTTACGGCGGAAATTTAGTTGCTTGCGCTAGCGCTCTTGCTACAATTGAGGTAATAGAGAAAGATGGACTTGTAAAAAATGCAAGTGTTGTTGGTGAGCATTTGAAAAAGAGGTTGCTGGAATTAAGTGATAAATATAAGTGCATAGGTGATGTAAGAGGTCTTGGCTTGATGCAAGTAACTGAGTTTGTAGAAGATAGAAAGACCAAAAAGCACGCAATTAAATTAAGGGACAGAATTCTAAAAAACGCATACGAAAAAGGGCTTATACTACTCCCTTGCGGGATTTCTGGCATAAGATACATTCCTCCTCTAAACATTACGAGAAGGGAGGTAGATATGGGAGTTGAAATTCTGGATAGGAGCATAAAGAAAGCTATAGAATGA
- a CDS encoding saccharopine dehydrogenase C-terminal domain-containing protein, translating to MQIQFIPAMARTVCLPVAIGAKLILKRKLKLTGVHIPVLPVIYNPILEELERLVIAFKNESALC from the coding sequence ATGCAAATTCAATTCATACCTGCGATGGCTCGTACTGTTTGCTTGCCTGTAGCAATTGGCGCAAAGTTGATTTTAAAAAGGAAACTCAAACTTACCGGGGTACATATTCCTGTGCTCCCTGTAATTTATAATCCCATACTTGAGGAGCTTGAGCGTCTAGTAATTGCATTTAAAAATGAGAGCGCTTTGTGTTAA
- a CDS encoding class I SAM-dependent methyltransferase family protein: MHLKMRALCVKAPKQEAELVREKLLRLGVLIRNLKIKRDDFFVYIPVSEKVELGYELLELELEPVAKELRDYKELLKLPEELHDLLPKSFDIIGDICVIKLDNSLLSYKKEIGNALLKTLKNLRVVCTDSGVKEELRVRHLEIIAGENRTRALHTEHGIKLRLDIAKVYFSPRLASEHYRVAKQVKEGEIIIDMFAGVGGFSIMIAKHRKPEKIYAIDLNPYAIEYLKENIKLNKVSNILPLSGDAKELIKAKKTEKADRIIMDLPLGAFEFFDCALEALKDFGIIHYYEIIERGYISDRLSQLEAQCKKFNYRMEVGELRTIKSYSATEVHVGIDLKLQKCVK; this comes from the coding sequence TTGCATTTAAAAATGAGAGCGCTTTGTGTTAAAGCCCCTAAACAAGAGGCTGAGCTTGTAAGAGAGAAACTTCTTAGGTTAGGGGTGCTAATAAGAAATTTGAAAATAAAGAGAGATGATTTTTTTGTATACATACCTGTTTCAGAGAAAGTCGAGCTGGGATACGAGCTTTTAGAGCTTGAGCTCGAGCCTGTAGCTAAAGAATTAAGAGATTATAAAGAGCTTTTGAAGTTGCCTGAGGAGTTGCACGACCTACTCCCAAAATCTTTCGATATTATCGGCGATATCTGTGTAATTAAGCTCGATAATAGCCTTTTGAGTTATAAAAAAGAAATAGGTAATGCGCTACTTAAAACTCTTAAAAATTTGAGGGTTGTGTGCACTGATAGCGGTGTAAAAGAAGAGCTAAGAGTACGACACCTTGAAATTATTGCTGGCGAAAACAGGACTCGAGCCTTGCATACAGAGCATGGTATAAAACTGAGGTTAGATATTGCCAAAGTATATTTCTCACCTAGACTGGCGAGTGAGCACTATAGAGTTGCAAAGCAAGTTAAAGAAGGCGAAATTATTATAGATATGTTTGCAGGCGTAGGAGGCTTTTCTATAATGATTGCAAAGCATAGAAAGCCCGAAAAAATTTATGCAATTGATTTGAATCCTTATGCTATAGAATATTTAAAAGAGAATATAAAGCTCAACAAAGTAAGTAATATTTTGCCGTTATCTGGTGATGCGAAGGAGCTAATTAAAGCCAAAAAAACTGAGAAGGCTGATAGAATAATAATGGACTTGCCTTTAGGAGCTTTTGAGTTTTTTGATTGCGCATTAGAAGCTCTAAAAGATTTTGGAATAATTCATTATTATGAAATTATCGAGAGAGGTTATATAAGCGATAGGCTCTCGCAGCTTGAAGCTCAATGTAAAAAATTTAACTACAGAATGGAAGTAGGAGAGCTAAGAACAATTAAGAGCTATTCTGCAACCGAAGTCCATGTTGGGATTGATTTAAAACTGCAAAAATGCGTAAAATAG